One genomic segment of Pempheris klunzingeri isolate RE-2024b chromosome 21, fPemKlu1.hap1, whole genome shotgun sequence includes these proteins:
- the mettl4 gene encoding N(6)-adenine-specific methyltransferase METTL4 translates to MSVVAQDSQGWVLDACSLIDQGYSRCIRYKDDQKSHVKCRFKSQCFHILKSHYGAAADGGSTDVLQKADKPSKKRKRKHCELNQGEVDSQAFHEKIRSVILEGTKSLVDSAQSVGYLNGPTDTVKEPLPSQECSLAALCEMAKDLPLVDTEEQGEFAQLLVAEDGCASSHVDLFSRVTESRADWATVVTLMGEEYVIPPHTAFLLSDFTTIKPLVHYGMRFDLVVMDPPWENKSVKRSRRYNSLPSTQLKQLPLPLLASPNCLVVTWVTNRPSHLRFVRDELYPHWGVEVVAEWFWVKVTTSGGFVFPLDSQHKKPYEVLVLGRYRTTADNSSSSKTLELPVEDQRLIVSVPSALHSQKPSLSEVLKPYVRAEAKCLELFARSLQPGWTSWGNEVLKFQHTSYFTFTPTDDQADVPKDDEATDLCRDKPTVTPALSSPGESSPPCHCPNTVE, encoded by the exons atgtctgtgGTGGCTCAGGATAGCCAAGGCTGGGTTTTGGATGCGTGCTCGCTCATTGATCAGGGGTATTCGCGTTGCATCCGATATAAAGATGATCAGAAGTCACACGTTAAGTGTCGTTTCAAAAGccagtgttttcatattttaaaaagccattaTGGTGCTGCTGCGGATGGAGGGAGCACGGATGTGTTGCAGAAAGCAGACAAACCATCAAAG AAAAGGAAACGAAAACACTGTGAACTCAACCAGGGAGAAGTGGATTCTCAGGCTTTCCATGAGAAG ATCAGGTCTGTCATCCTGGAGGGAACCAAGTCTTTGGTGGATTCTGCCCAATCCGTCGGATATCTAAACGGACCGACGGACACTGTGAAAGAGCCTCTTCCTTCCCAGGAATGCAGTCTTGCTGCTCTTTGTGAAATGGCTAAAGATCTCCCTCTAGTGGACACCGAGGAACAGGGAGAGTTTGCTCAGCTACTTGTTGCAGAAGATGGCTGTGCGTCATCACATGTGGACTTGTTCTCTAGGGTAACAGAGAGCAGGGCAGACTGGGCCACAGTGGTTACACTAATGGGAGAGGAGTATGTAATACCACCACACACAGCCTTCCTGCTCTCTGATTTCACTACAATAAAACCCCTCGTACACT ATGGAATGAGGTTTGACTTGGTAGTTATGGATCCACCGTGGGAAAACAAGTCTGTGAAAAGGAGTCGCAG GTACAATTCTTTGCCATCAACTCAACTCAAACAGCTCCCTCTACCCCTGCTGGCGTCCCCGAACTGTTTAGTGGTCACCTGGGTCACAAACCGGCCAAGCCACCTCCGTTTTGTCCGTGATGAGCTCTATCCACACTGGGGGGTAGAAGTTGTGGCCGAATGGTTCTGGGTCAAG GTCACCACATCTGGAGggtttgtgtttccactggATTCACAGCATAAGAAGCCATATGAGGTGCTGGTGCTGGGCCGATATCGTACGACTGCAGATAACTCAAG CTCTTCAAAGACGTTGGAGCTTCCCGTGGAGGATCAGCGTTTGATTGTCAGTGTCCCCTCAGCTCTCCACTCCCAGAAGCCCTCACTCTCAG AGGTGTTAAAGCCGTACGTCCGAGCTGAGGCCAAGTGCTTAGAGCTGTTTGCCAGAAGTCTTCAGCCCGGATGGACCAGCTGGGGCAACGAAGTTCTCAAATTTCAGCACACGAGCTACTTCACTTTCACACCCACCGATGATCAAGCAGACGTCCCTAAAGACGACGAGGCCACAGACCTCTGCAGGGACAAACCCACAGTCACACCAGCGTTGAGCTCACCCGGGGAATCCTCCCCTCCATGTCATTGTCCCAACACTGTGGAATAA